A section of the Methanofollis sp. UBA420 genome encodes:
- a CDS encoding NosD domain-containing protein, translating to APAIGSDGTIYAGSADGGLYAINPDGTLKWSYATGGAVASPAIGRDGTIYVGSASKTVNAVNPDGTLKWSYTTTGTITEAPAVDVEGTVYIPSTDMNDRNLYAIGSDGTLKWTFANPNTTSRFFYAPSIGADGTIYVGSSDSKLYAITENTAPKLTTISLVPKKPLVLKGDGLSLNATAIDQYGNQMEGFVFAWTSSNETVGTVNATGYFTALTAGKTVVTASNGTVKGNTTITVHPDSPITLYVDASGGGDFTTIQAAVDAAFDGDRIIVRDGTYVENVVLDRSVYLGSMNGSSSTIIRPADPTGNIVTIQSDNVTVEGFSLTGTTPNLSNNPSADMWYWRNAVYSYECDNLTIAGNEVFDNYLGICLRKAHNSTISGNTVRDVSAKGIFLDGKVSLWDKIGRGASGNTISNNVLYGIPGGMGTYGLVLVCAMDNTIVKNEIHDTEYGLSLASSESNVISENQFRNVSIAGIYPSYATNNIFVSNTFTGGQHAFWVIRGGSNTAYLNTFNTSSALGSLGNGGQHPASWQWNSTEPVTYMVHGEARSSYLGNFWGPLFTCNDSNNDGIGDDPFIIPLIRTSQIDNYPLCGPYKDGVILVPASIVLTPQTSSLTPGDVLTFSAVAYDDNGAEISPLAFGWTSSDATVGTVNASGVFTAHKIGTTTVSAAANGAVGTATVTVTPPHGDQTKDLPLNVPGCTITENGDGTHEVRINTTSTNTTVSGNTIQIDEDTFSLIIETEGAPTVVNGTVTGTVAGITLTTTPVTTIFDDLGTVTASLAANLTGIPSGAALKTTVSQNVSADARSAFQLAASGDGLNLGAVAYTLNIVKTNLTNEQDVSDATIRMTVSPAWVDAHGGVDAVKIIRSAEDGTKEVLKTVLVGTDADGNMVFEAFSPKGLSVFGLAAVSPTTSGGETGSSHSSSGGGNSDVAAISGSIPAGETKSFAVKETAITRITVAAWDAIDDMLVTVERSSLPKGVDAPAQTTFEVIKTTLYLADPAAIDTVTLEFAVPTAWIKEHGLSADSIVLLSYEKDAWKPLKTSFLKEENGQALYSAEASGFSYFAIAAGTTASAGQQVGETVTPTVTVTAAAETTAPATTTPTTQKSPVPWFLSLVAIGALFLLKRD from the coding sequence GCCCCTGCGATCGGTTCGGACGGCACGATCTACGCCGGTTCGGCCGACGGCGGCCTCTATGCAATCAACCCCGACGGCACCCTGAAGTGGTCGTACGCCACCGGCGGCGCCGTTGCGTCCCCGGCGATCGGCAGAGACGGCACGATCTATGTGGGTTCGGCCAGCAAGACCGTCAACGCCGTGAACCCCGACGGCACCCTGAAGTGGTCCTATACTACCACCGGCACCATCACGGAGGCACCGGCCGTCGATGTCGAAGGTACCGTCTATATCCCGTCCACCGACATGAACGATCGGAACCTCTATGCGATCGGCTCCGACGGCACCCTGAAGTGGACGTTCGCCAATCCGAATACCACCTCGCGGTTCTTCTACGCACCCTCCATCGGCGCGGACGGCACCATCTACGTCGGGTCGAGCGACAGTAAACTCTATGCGATCACCGAGAACACCGCGCCCAAGCTCACCACAATCTCTCTTGTGCCGAAGAAACCCCTCGTCCTCAAAGGGGATGGACTCTCGCTCAATGCAACGGCCATCGACCAGTACGGGAACCAGATGGAGGGGTTCGTCTTCGCCTGGACGAGCAGCAACGAGACGGTCGGCACGGTGAACGCCACCGGGTACTTCACCGCCCTTACCGCCGGCAAAACGGTGGTCACCGCCTCAAACGGCACGGTGAAAGGCAACACCACCATCACCGTCCACCCCGACAGTCCGATCACCCTGTACGTCGATGCCTCCGGCGGAGGAGATTTCACCACCATCCAGGCGGCCGTCGACGCGGCGTTCGATGGCGACCGCATCATCGTCAGGGACGGCACCTATGTTGAAAATGTCGTCCTCGACCGCTCTGTGTATCTGGGATCGATGAACGGATCGTCATCGACGATCATCCGGCCGGCGGATCCGACCGGCAACATCGTCACGATACAATCGGACAACGTCACCGTCGAGGGATTCTCACTCACCGGGACAACTCCCAACCTGAGTAATAATCCTTCTGCCGATATGTGGTACTGGCGAAATGCCGTCTATTCCTATGAATGCGATAACCTTACCATTGCAGGAAATGAGGTTTTCGACAACTATTTAGGTATTTGCCTTAGAAAAGCGCACAACTCCACTATCAGCGGGAACACTGTTCGTGATGTGTCCGCCAAAGGGATCTTTTTGGATGGCAAGGTGTCCTTATGGGACAAAATAGGCAGGGGAGCAAGCGGGAACACGATCTCCAACAATGTTCTCTATGGAATCCCAGGGGGAATGGGTACATATGGTTTAGTCTTGGTCTGTGCCATGGACAACACTATAGTGAAGAACGAGATCCATGACACTGAATATGGACTGAGTCTGGCAAGTTCGGAATCAAATGTTATCTCAGAAAATCAATTTAGAAATGTCAGCATCGCTGGTATTTATCCGAGTTACGCCACCAACAACATCTTTGTGTCCAACACGTTCACGGGCGGGCAACATGCATTCTGGGTTATAAGAGGCGGTTCAAACACCGCATATCTCAACACGTTTAATACCTCCTCCGCACTTGGATCCCTAGGCAACGGTGGTCAACACCCTGCATCCTGGCAGTGGAACTCCACCGAACCGGTGACCTATATGGTCCACGGTGAGGCGCGGTCCTCGTACCTCGGAAACTTCTGGGGTCCCCTCTTTACCTGTAATGACTCGAATAATGACGGTATTGGTGACGACCCGTTCATAATTCCATTGATACGTACGTCACAGATCGACAATTACCCCCTGTGTGGCCCCTATAAGGACGGCGTCATTCTCGTTCCGGCCTCGATCGTCCTTACGCCGCAGACGTCTTCGCTTACCCCCGGCGACGTCCTGACGTTCAGCGCCGTCGCCTATGACGACAACGGCGCTGAGATCTCGCCCCTCGCCTTCGGGTGGACGTCGTCCGACGCCACCGTCGGCACGGTGAACGCCTCCGGCGTCTTCACCGCCCACAAGATCGGCACGACCACGGTCAGCGCCGCGGCGAATGGTGCGGTCGGCACGGCCACGGTGACGGTGACGCCGCCGCACGGCGACCAGACGAAAGACTTGCCCCTGAACGTCCCGGGCTGCACTATCACGGAGAACGGCGACGGCACGCATGAGGTCAGGATCAACACCACCTCCACCAACACCACCGTCTCCGGCAACACCATCCAGATCGACGAGGACACCTTCAGCCTCATCATCGAGACCGAGGGCGCTCCCACCGTTGTGAACGGCACCGTGACCGGCACGGTCGCCGGGATCACCCTCACCACCACGCCGGTCACCACGATCTTCGACGATCTCGGCACGGTCACCGCCTCCCTTGCGGCGAACCTGACCGGCATCCCCTCCGGTGCCGCCCTGAAAACCACCGTCTCCCAGAACGTTTCAGCCGATGCCCGGAGCGCGTTCCAGCTCGCCGCCTCGGGCGACGGCCTGAACCTCGGCGCGGTCGCTTACACGCTGAACATCGTGAAGACGAACCTCACGAACGAGCAGGACGTTTCCGATGCCACGATCCGGATGACCGTGAGCCCTGCGTGGGTCGATGCCCACGGCGGCGTCGATGCGGTCAAGATCATCAGGTCCGCGGAGGACGGCACGAAGGAAGTCCTGAAAACGGTCCTCGTCGGCACCGATGCCGACGGGAACATGGTCTTCGAGGCCTTCTCGCCGAAGGGCCTCTCGGTCTTCGGTCTGGCCGCAGTCTCACCCACAACAAGCGGCGGGGAGACTGGTTCCTCGCACTCGTCATCCGGTGGTGGAAACTCTGACGTCGCCGCGATCTCCGGTTCCATCCCTGCCGGGGAGACGAAGTCCTTTGCTGTGAAAGAAACAGCGATCACCAGGATCACGGTCGCTGCCTGGGACGCGATCGACGACATGCTTGTGACGGTGGAGAGGTCCTCCCTGCCGAAGGGCGTGGACGCCCCTGCTCAGACGACCTTCGAGGTCATCAAGACCACTCTCTACCTGGCCGACCCGGCCGCGATCGACACAGTGACTCTTGAGTTTGCGGTACCGACGGCCTGGATCAAAGAGCACGGCCTCTCCGCCGACAGCATCGTCCTCCTCAGTTATGAGAAGGATGCCTGGAAGCCGCTCAAAACCTCCTTCCTGAAGGAGGAGAACGGCCAGGCGCTGTACTCGGCCGAGGCCTCGGGATTCTCGTACTTCGCGATTGCCGCGGGCACGACCGCCTCTGCCGGTCAGCAGGTCGGGGAGACAGTCACGCCGACCGTGACGGTGACCGCCGCCGCGGAGACGACCGCACCGGCAACCACTACCCCGACGACGCAGAAGTCGCCGGTACCGTGGTTCCTCTCTCTTGTCGCCATAGGCGCACTCTTCCTCCTGAAGAGGGACTGA
- a CDS encoding PQQ-binding-like beta-propeller repeat protein — translation MRRDYSESGGRRLRWIAAVFFLLFMIISIAPVAADAGTTVIPSNKDTLLRISNSENARFNDYGNNTYHFFNPAQSATQGLNAFHITTDVSNSKGQVTFSNDQSGVFYLTDTGGRGWDDDGILMLAVNGTVPDDFSVHIKASGYQWTPVLTGTYPAFTNITYVPVALNEIFTKEDFLYGPQIWRPCAAPDYPIFDGQDMTDTGNTFSIMFIDLNAGILGANTLSQPDFSGQSITDNGAIKVEYSFENLETFAAFDGYVYTVSSNQGQGIRWTNRLSADGSSGYTVAGIPPVLTSINVTPASADVGIDTSMQFTAAALDQNNRPMSDIAIAWSSSDETIGTVNETGYFTALAAGTTTLTAANGTFEGTATVTVTAAPSGPQPLPDYNNVFFTVANDAGVKYNAFGNNTYNIRFEGYDRGLNALHISTDPAANFGQVTVSENQSGTFYATDSGGKGYEDEIILMVAVNGTVPDDFRLHVNADGYTWTPNTASNQAPPLDTVTYQSSALDETFTKEDFRYGPQIWKPTGNGFDYPIFFGQDMNDTSNTFQVMFIDLNAGVLRPNADLENRGAVRIKFSFENLDTFAAFSVYGYCQNSNNGDNMVAWSNALLTGATGKETSGYSVIGAGSGPAPSRIEVSPVTAALNVGDDQQFTATAYDAADNAMTGITVVWSSSNETVGTVNASGTFTAIAAGTTNVTASNGAVEGTAAVTVTEQAGGLADSAWPMVGHDLRHTGQSPYTGPSDPMQKWSYKTAGFLTIQPVIDQNGTIYVGSRDRKLHAVNPDGTVKWSYTAVHQIYTAAAIGSDGTVYFGCRDKKIYAVNPDGKLKWTFATGGVVSSAPAIGSDGTIYAGSADMKIHALNPDGT, via the coding sequence ATGAGAAGAGATTATTCCGAATCCGGCGGGAGACGCCTGCGGTGGATCGCCGCAGTTTTCTTCCTGCTCTTTATGATCATCAGCATCGCCCCGGTGGCGGCTGATGCCGGTACGACGGTGATACCGTCGAACAAGGATACGCTGTTGCGTATCTCGAACAGCGAAAACGCCCGTTTCAACGACTACGGCAACAACACCTATCACTTCTTCAACCCGGCCCAAAGTGCCACTCAGGGCCTGAACGCCTTTCATATTACGACTGATGTCTCGAATTCCAAAGGTCAGGTCACGTTCAGCAACGACCAGTCGGGCGTCTTTTACCTCACCGACACCGGCGGCCGCGGCTGGGACGACGACGGCATCCTGATGCTGGCGGTCAACGGCACGGTTCCCGATGACTTCAGCGTCCACATCAAGGCAAGCGGCTACCAGTGGACGCCTGTACTCACAGGCACCTATCCGGCATTCACTAACATCACCTATGTGCCTGTCGCCCTGAATGAGATTTTCACCAAGGAGGACTTTCTCTACGGCCCGCAGATCTGGAGGCCCTGCGCGGCGCCCGATTACCCGATCTTCGACGGACAGGACATGACCGATACCGGGAACACCTTCTCGATCATGTTCATCGACCTGAACGCAGGTATCCTCGGTGCGAACACCCTCTCTCAGCCTGACTTCTCGGGCCAGTCGATCACCGACAACGGCGCAATCAAGGTCGAGTATTCCTTCGAGAACCTGGAGACCTTCGCAGCCTTCGACGGCTACGTATATACGGTTTCATCGAACCAGGGGCAGGGCATCCGCTGGACCAACCGCCTGAGTGCGGACGGTTCGTCCGGTTACACCGTCGCCGGCATTCCTCCGGTGCTGACCTCGATCAATGTCACTCCTGCAAGCGCTGACGTCGGGATCGACACCTCGATGCAGTTCACCGCCGCAGCCCTCGACCAGAACAACCGGCCGATGAGCGATATCGCCATCGCATGGTCGAGCAGCGACGAGACGATCGGCACGGTAAATGAGACCGGGTACTTCACGGCCCTCGCAGCCGGCACGACCACGCTCACCGCTGCGAACGGCACTTTCGAGGGCACGGCCACGGTGACCGTCACCGCCGCGCCCTCCGGCCCGCAGCCCCTCCCCGACTACAACAACGTCTTCTTCACCGTCGCCAACGACGCCGGCGTGAAGTACAACGCCTTCGGGAACAACACCTACAATATCAGGTTCGAAGGCTACGACCGCGGCCTCAACGCCCTGCACATCTCCACTGATCCGGCAGCAAACTTCGGTCAGGTGACGGTCTCCGAGAACCAGAGCGGCACCTTCTATGCGACCGACTCTGGCGGTAAGGGCTACGAGGACGAGATCATCCTGATGGTCGCGGTGAACGGCACGGTCCCGGACGACTTCAGGCTGCATGTGAATGCCGACGGCTACACCTGGACCCCGAACACGGCGAGCAACCAGGCCCCGCCCCTTGACACCGTGACCTACCAGTCCTCCGCCCTCGACGAGACCTTCACGAAGGAAGACTTCAGGTACGGCCCGCAGATCTGGAAACCGACCGGCAACGGCTTCGACTACCCGATCTTTTTCGGCCAGGACATGAACGACACGTCGAACACCTTCCAGGTGATGTTCATCGACCTGAACGCCGGCGTGCTCAGACCGAACGCTGACCTCGAGAACCGGGGTGCGGTGCGGATCAAATTCTCCTTCGAGAACCTGGACACCTTTGCGGCCTTCAGCGTCTACGGCTACTGCCAGAACTCGAACAACGGCGACAACATGGTCGCCTGGAGCAACGCCCTCCTGACGGGCGCGACGGGCAAGGAGACGAGCGGCTACTCGGTCATCGGCGCAGGGTCCGGCCCCGCTCCCTCCCGGATCGAGGTCTCCCCGGTCACGGCCGCCCTCAACGTCGGCGACGACCAGCAGTTCACCGCCACGGCCTATGACGCCGCCGACAACGCCATGACCGGCATCACCGTTGTCTGGTCGAGTTCGAATGAGACCGTGGGCACGGTGAACGCCAGCGGCACCTTCACCGCCATCGCCGCCGGCACGACGAATGTCACCGCCTCAAACGGTGCGGTCGAGGGCACGGCGGCGGTGACCGTCACCGAGCAGGCCGGCGGCCTTGCCGACTCGGCATGGCCGATGGTCGGCCACGACCTGAGGCATACCGGGCAGAGCCCATACACCGGACCGAGCGACCCGATGCAGAAATGGTCGTACAAGACGGCCGGTTTCCTCACGATCCAGCCTGTGATCGACCAGAACGGAACGATTTATGTCGGCTCCCGGGACAGAAAACTCCACGCCGTGAACCCCGACGGCACGGTGAAGTGGTCGTACACCGCAGTCCACCAGATCTATACGGCTGCGGCGATCGGTTCCGACGGCACCGTCTACTTCGGCTGCCGTGACAAGAAGATCTATGCCGTGAACCCCGACGGCAAGCTGAAGTGGACGTTCGCGACCGGCGGTGTCGTCTCCTCGGCCCCGGCGATCGGGTCCGACGGCACGATCTATGCCGGTTCGGCCGACATGAAGATCCACGCCCTCAATCCTGACGGCACGGA
- a CDS encoding DUF3344 domain-containing protein has protein sequence MLLAAVCIAPAVADDVGGITMPGTSNFDLILSDGMTKFFKFEGGGLNALHVTTDPESEPYGQVTTTEEQSGVFYLSETGGRGFFDDMILMVAVNGAIPDDFALHIRASGYRWTPTPVLNMPPTADQIEYVDGAYEGTITKDNFKYSPQTWKPAGNNLPGAYPIYYGQDVSDGSNPFHTVYIDLNVGNIGKNSQIDGLKDLGAVKIEYEFENFGTFAAFNSYGWCNQSNQGQGISWTNRIVGEGSSGYAVIGTAPQGGDVAPGSGGDSDTGASSGLSGSEFTEQESGEVNGHVALVTTNGAPVLLDGGGSATLSLVPPSGTGTVKKATLYLFVDGSKQDDRGIDPALIFTLNGRSVSPDRTATDREGGKDAPVTATYAFDMNRLPEGGLSIEVRNTDSQGAVCTLDGGALLVVREDPTLPEILWQVAEGCDAVAIDADEGVYEEDAVTRTVFDERLDLDCVGAARLYVVGTGPQAWTDGGGRVGFNDREWPGAFGRNGSVLLADLDTARALLPRENTVTIGAQKNADDGGVLVNRLAVLVTTRGTPVSAAAGAESGAVSMMTKAFLIDNPVVSHVSVTLPEQRAPFLAVVEDTETAGGGAPPEGEVYRYLKLRLEGAKAEPASLALTFHVPSTWIADHGLEAEDVALMHRVGGEWQALPTVAGEEKDGSVEFTAQAGRLSLFVIGGKAANDATVSDMKTTPVASATTAPQKSPAGWLPAVAALALLMFLRRH, from the coding sequence ATGCTTCTGGCTGCCGTCTGCATCGCCCCCGCGGTTGCCGACGACGTCGGCGGGATCACGATGCCCGGCACCAGCAATTTTGACCTCATCCTCTCAGATGGGATGACCAAGTTCTTCAAGTTCGAAGGCGGCGGACTCAACGCCCTCCATGTCACAACCGATCCCGAGTCCGAGCCCTATGGGCAGGTAACGACAACTGAAGAACAGTCGGGTGTCTTCTATCTCTCAGAAACAGGCGGTCGCGGCTTCTTTGACGACATGATCCTGATGGTCGCCGTCAATGGCGCCATTCCTGACGACTTCGCCCTCCATATCAGGGCGAGTGGATACAGGTGGACCCCGACGCCGGTGTTGAACATGCCGCCCACAGCAGATCAGATCGAGTACGTCGACGGGGCCTATGAGGGAACGATCACGAAGGACAACTTCAAGTACAGCCCACAGACCTGGAAGCCTGCCGGGAACAATCTGCCCGGGGCATATCCCATCTACTATGGTCAGGACGTCTCCGACGGTTCGAACCCCTTCCATACCGTCTATATCGACCTCAATGTCGGTAATATTGGCAAAAATTCCCAGATCGATGGCCTGAAGGATCTGGGTGCCGTGAAGATCGAGTACGAGTTCGAGAACTTCGGAACCTTTGCGGCTTTCAATTCTTATGGTTGGTGCAACCAGTCCAATCAGGGCCAGGGCATCTCCTGGACAAACAGGATTGTCGGTGAGGGTTCGAGCGGCTACGCGGTCATCGGGACTGCGCCGCAGGGAGGAGACGTGGCACCGGGCAGCGGTGGGGATTCGGATACAGGTGCCTCTTCCGGATTATCTGGATCTGAGTTCACCGAGCAGGAAAGCGGGGAGGTAAATGGTCATGTGGCCCTTGTAACGACCAACGGTGCCCCCGTCCTCCTTGACGGGGGAGGGAGTGCGACACTATCCCTTGTTCCTCCGTCCGGTACGGGAACCGTGAAAAAGGCGACCCTCTACCTCTTCGTGGACGGGTCGAAACAGGATGACAGGGGGATTGACCCTGCCCTGATATTCACGCTCAATGGGCGGTCGGTCTCTCCCGACCGCACAGCCACCGACCGCGAGGGCGGGAAGGACGCCCCGGTCACCGCCACCTATGCCTTCGACATGAACCGTCTCCCAGAAGGCGGTCTCTCCATCGAGGTCAGGAACACCGATTCGCAGGGTGCTGTCTGCACCCTTGACGGCGGCGCCCTCCTTGTCGTGCGTGAGGACCCGACCCTCCCCGAGATCCTCTGGCAGGTCGCCGAAGGGTGCGACGCCGTCGCCATCGACGCTGATGAAGGAGTCTATGAAGAGGACGCCGTGACGAGGACGGTCTTCGACGAGCGTCTCGACCTCGACTGCGTCGGTGCGGCGAGGCTGTACGTCGTCGGCACCGGGCCGCAGGCATGGACCGACGGCGGCGGCAGGGTCGGCTTCAACGACCGGGAGTGGCCCGGTGCCTTCGGTCGGAACGGTTCCGTGCTGCTGGCCGACCTCGACACTGCCCGCGCTCTCCTCCCCCGCGAGAACACCGTCACCATCGGAGCGCAGAAGAATGCCGATGACGGTGGTGTCCTGGTGAACCGTCTTGCCGTCCTTGTCACAACCCGGGGCACGCCCGTCAGCGCCGCCGCCGGTGCGGAGTCCGGGGCGGTTTCCATGATGACCAAGGCCTTCCTCATCGACAACCCGGTGGTCTCCCATGTCTCGGTGACCCTCCCTGAGCAGCGGGCGCCCTTCCTGGCTGTGGTGGAGGACACCGAGACGGCCGGCGGCGGTGCGCCGCCCGAAGGCGAGGTCTACCGCTACCTGAAGCTCAGACTCGAGGGTGCGAAGGCCGAGCCAGCATCTCTTGCCCTCACCTTCCATGTCCCCTCTACGTGGATCGCCGACCACGGCCTTGAAGCGGAGGATGTCGCGCTGATGCATCGGGTAGGCGGAGAATGGCAGGCACTCCCGACTGTTGCCGGAGAGGAGAAAGATGGGTCGGTAGAGTTTACGGCACAGGCCGGGAGGCTCTCTCTCTTTGTGATCGGCGGGAAGGCCGCAAATGATGCAACTGTTTCGGATATGAAGACTACACCGGTAGCGAGTGCGACCACCGCACCTCAGAAGTCGCCGGCAGGCTGGTTACCCGCTGTAGCGGCCCTTGCCCTCCTCATGTTTCTCCGGCGGCACTGA